A region from the Canis lupus dingo isolate Sandy chromosome 9, ASM325472v2, whole genome shotgun sequence genome encodes:
- the LOC118355671 gene encoding uncharacterized protein LOC118355671, protein MRGQLGDSWGTRAEDGRREDHRPWLPGSVWSQEENQVRLGTQETRHVSPAGTTRHRPSPGAEPAQSPRCWQGACTTGQVGSQFTCQGLRGPAGRAVLTAQGRPGPPRKQPGKDGAAGGGLGRQAPALGWGRARSLPAAAAATKRAVPPARVSQQGAPARTWVTRLPQPPLQERRGRPRGLGGQLPSPQSAHPKPLQATERGFTAGDTAESLELGWLMCLSPSRACAVAGALGWSRRRQVTLPPRPCGGVSPLAAPAPLNSEGPLVSSHQPHSTHSASAAPCCTHFPPASCPSCRDPPVPLPLA, encoded by the coding sequence ATGAGGGGGCAGCTTGGGGATTCCTGGGGGACACGGGCAGAGGACGGGAGGAGAGAGGACCACAGGCCCTGGCTCCCAGGTTCTGTGTGGAGCCAGGAGGAAAATCAGGTTAGACTTGGGACCCAAGAGACACGTCATGTAAGTCCTGCGGGAACCACCCGACATCGCCCTTCACCCGGGGCGGAGCCAGCACAAAGTCCTCGCTGTTGGCAGGGAGCCTGCACAACGGGGCAGGTAGGGTCCCAGTTCACGTGTCAGGGGCTCAGAGGGCCGGCGGGGAGAGCAGTGCTGACCGCGCAGGGCCGCCCTGGGCCTCCCAGGAAGCAGCCTGGGAAAGATGGGGCAGCGGGAGGCGGGCTCGGGAGGCAGGCTCCAGCGCTGGGCTGGGGGCGGGCCCGCTCTTTGCCCGCTGCGGCTGCTGCCACTAAGCGGGCAGTGCCACCCGCACGAGTCAGCCAGCAGGGGGCCCCGGCGAGGACCTGGGTTAccaggctgccccagcccccGCTGCAGGAGCGGAGGGGCAGGCCTCGCGGCCTAGGAGGGCAGCTTCCCAGCCCCCAGTCGGCACACCCTAAGCCACTTCAGGCCACGGAGAGAGGTTTCACAGCGGGCGACACGGCAGAGTCTCTGGAGCTCGGGTGGCTCATGTGCCTCTCCCCATCCCGGGCCTGCGCAGTTGCTGGTGCCCTTGGGTGGTCTAGGAGGAGGCAGGTCACCCTGCCCCCACGGCCCTGCGGAGGGGTTTCCCCCCTTGCGGCTCCTGCACCTCTAAACAGTGAGGGTCCCCTAGTCTCCTCCCATCAACCCCACTCCACCCATTCTGCCTCGGCTGCTCCCTGCTGCACCCACTTCCCTCCAGCCTCTTGCCCCAGCTGCAGGGATCCTCCAGTCCCCCTCCCTCTCGCGTAG